The window TCTACATTTCATATCTTCAGAACCCCTTGAAAATAATGAGGGTACAGGGCAGCCGGAAAAAAAACAGGCTTTGGAAGCCTTGATTTGGGAGAATAAGTGTAGTATATGCAATGGTACAGAGGGATCAGTATTAAAGGTATTATAAGAACCTAGGACACTGGTATCCCTGGAATATGTAAAGCAGAAGGGAATAATGGGCCAACAGTTTTTTCCCTTTCATAGACAATTATGCTGGGAGTCGAGGGTTAAGTTCTATGCTGTGAAGTAGAAGCAGAGCTGCAGAGCTGTAGTGCTGGGCCCTCTAGAGGCTAGTTCTTTTTATTCAATGAACATAACTGGCTGTTTCTGCACTGCTGGTCTCATCattgccttttttcctttttggtttgcTAGACAGACTCCATCTACATTCTGTCATCCCATTCCTCTAGTTTTCGTTTGGAATAAGCTCAGTATTAGGGCACAGTTCTAGAAGGAGATATTGATTCTCTTTGGAAACAGACTAAGGTAGAGAAAATTTCATGCAGGTTTTCTTGGGGGAGTGTTCTTGGACGATGTATAAGTAAGGAAATGAGGAAGCTGGAGTGGCAAAAGAAGGAGCTAACTCACAATGTGGTTGCAACTGATGACTCAGCTGATCCTATTCTGGAGCTGAGATGATCCCTCAGAATTGACCAAGTTGAGGTAGTATAGCAGAGGTAGTATCCCTCTGTGTTGGTTGTGAGAGGCTCCTTCCTAGAGGGGTTGTAACCTTAGTAAGACAGTTCCCTATGGCTCAGGGGATTGCAGTAAGGGATGCAGTTGTTCATCAAATTagtttctcttcccttttcactAATCTCTGACTCCTTTATTCCCAGGACCTCATTCTCTGTCAGTTTAACCACTGCCACAGATGGGGTCTCTGATTTCATCCAGGAGGATTATGTTCTTGACTTCTTTGTGACACTTGAAAGAGTACAATATTGGCTGAAAGCCATGctttgtctattcctcctatggTAAGATAATACCAATATCTTGATATTACTATTCTAATGAGAGGAGAGCCAGACTCCATggtgccagaaaaaaaatgagaaaaagttacATTCTCAAGACAGGATTAGTTATTTATAGGACTCCCATCCTCACCCATCTAAAAGCATGAGCTCATCAGAGTAGTAGCACTTTTCCCTTCTTGAAAGAGTTGTAAATGTTGTGATCTTACTAGTCCTGGGGAGAAAGGGATGAATGTGTGGTAAGGACCATTCTGGCTGTGTGCCAGAATCCATTCTTTCTTCCATAGGAGTAGACATTTGGCTGGAACATGACTACCCAGATAGTCACCTCATTCACTAGTCCCATGCCATTTGTGGCCTATGTCCTTGTGAATGGATCTGAGCAGAAGAAATGAATGCAGATTTTGCCTGCCCTGGACTTCTTTGTCTCTCCTCACTAGCTAGAAATGCTTTGACCAGATTGACTTGGACATTACATGTTGAAGATGGCAGCACTTATTCTAAGTAGTAATTATCTAACTGAGTAGAGCAGAGTCGTCTTCCTACTTTTTTTGGCCTCCCTTCTCTACAGAATTGCCCTCTGCTGAAGGGAACCTCCTTGCAACCTTCCTCCAGTCCCTCCACCTCCACAGGATGGCTCACAACAATGACTGATACAGTTTCCTTTGTCTCAAAGATGTATACATTCTGCCAAGTGGTTTATGTCCCAACCATATGTCACAGTGCCCCTATGGATCAGACCAAGGGTAGACATAAACTGAAACACTTTGTTTGgctcttttcctttcctatctACTTCACTCTCTCACTTGCAGGTTTTTCCTCATCAATGAATGCCTCTCTCAGGTTCTGCTTATAGGGAACCCAGCATCAGGCCACATGTTAATACTCTGCTCTATTTTCCCAAAccatgtttttattaatttctgggGAATTTCAGATCCACTCTGGGCTGTGAGCATCACAGGATCTAAATTAGCTCATGTGTGTGTACTAAGggactagatttttaaaaagtaggttctTTTGAAGTAATTGTAAGAAATACCTACAACGTAGGGTCATTCTGAGGTAAATGCTTACTTAGTCCAGTGCCTGACATGTAGTACATTCTCTTGGAAGTTTGAGAGcagggatttctttttcttttcttttttctttttcttcttcttcttcttttttttttttgtttacttatgtATCCCAAGTACGTCCTGGTGAGTACTTTCACATAGTATGCACTCAGTAAGtaatgtgttgaatgaatgattatTTAAGTTTTGCTTTGAGGGTTCAAGGTGATGTGCTGGCATTTGACCAGCAGAGGGCAGAACCTATGCAAAGATCtgatggggggggggaatgatTGGAACAGAGCTTTCAGACAGGCTGGCACAAATATAAGGGGAGGGCTGAGAGAGCAATGCCTACATCATAGCACATTAGAAAGTTTAAATATAACCCTTTAAATACTAGAATTTTATTTAGTCCAACTCTCAGTAATGTAATAACACTCATCATCTACTTTGTGAATTCAGATAGATAATTAATTCTAAAGCCCTGAGAGCTCCCTAGATTGGCCATATTAACTGtagcttttcttttaaacttaGAAGCTACCCCAGACCTCTCATAAATCCCCTTTTGTGCTTATGCTAATTTACACTGGGCTTCTAAAATATGCAAGCAAAGGCAtttgagttattttattattaagctCTGTGAGTGTGAAAAGTGTGTGAGGGAGAACCTCTCCTACCAATGGGGACTCTGAAGTCTTAGAGGAGACATCCCAGGCCTGCTTGCTGCTCTGTCTCTCCAGGAAGCTGTTTCTCACACTTTTCTCTACAAGCTTGCTTTgccttcttcccttcattccctttgctCACTTAGATCTGTCCTATCTTTCAAAACCCAGTCAATGACTCTTTTAGAGCTCCTCAGTCTCATTTCTCAAAACCCTTACAGCACTCTCCCTTGGCCACTCATTCTTACACTCTATTGTTCTCCATATTTTATTTGGGAGTTTGAGCAGGGCAGTCTCTAAAGCCCTATCAGCTGTATATTTCAGAATCTGTTCTTTCCATAGGGCACATCTCCTTAAGAAAGTCTCCACTTTCTCCCTCAAGAAGAATTAAAGGAAGGCTTGAACACAAAAGGGGCTCAACACAGACTTGCAGGTAGTTCACCAACTGCTTGTGGGAGAGAATGCATTCTTAAGCTTCCATTCAAGAAACACAAAggcatttatttttgctttttcaaagtGGAAGTAGCTCCTCTCCCACTTATTACATAAGTAACATACTTATGGTCAAATAAGTCGAGTatgatatatacaattataaagtAGAAAGGGAAAAATCATACATAATTCTATTCCTCAGAGATCAAAATAGTCTTTCAGAGTTTTGCTATACACAAACATGTATGTTTCAGTGGGGCCTGCTGGGTACCACATAGAGATCCCTTAAATTGAAATCAGACAGACAGAATGGTGGGCAGCTCCAGTCAGGGATTCAGGGCAAATAGCTTTTAAATAATTCACTCACCATATTGTACAAATTAGATTGAACTAcatgaaattactgatatttgGCAATTTTTGTCCTATAAAAGCACAGCAATTTTACATGGTTCAACTTAAAGCATATGAAGCCTAGGACAGAACTCATGGGTTCCTTGGAGACTTTCGAGTTTAATTATTACATCGTGCTgaagaataaaaaggaccagAGAGAAAAAGGACTAGAGAGAAAAATGACCAGCCTAAGGTCATTTACCACATTAGTGGCAGAAGCAGGGCTTCTGAATCTGTTAATATGATCATCTCTTAGGTGTGATAATAATGTTCTAGAAGAGCATTCCAACTTAGTATCAGAAGATATGTCACAGAATGTAATCAAAGCAGAAGAGACTGCTTTAGATGTAGTGAAGGTCCCATGACTGGAGATATGGTGatacatttttataatctttacTAAAGTAAGGTACTTctgaattttcctttcttctctctttttattgtaCCAGGTAATAACCTCtagagtgttttaccactgagccagggGCCACacccacatccctagtccttttttattttttattgtaagacAGGCTcttattaagttgtttagggcctcactgaatctttttcttaaagagaatCCCCAGAATTGTATATGCTTTAGGCTTGGGTCTACTCCAGTGTAACACAGAGTTTTGAAGTGCTAGGCAAGGAGACCAGAGCTCTGTGGTTCCCAGTCATGGTACCTCTCTGGCCCAAATGGGCAGCATGGCACTTTGCCTGCTTTTTTGTGCAGGGTAGAAAAGGTAAAACCACAAATGttaaatgtgtgtgttttaaaaaccaCCCAAAAATGTGAActaacataaataagtaaatttactCAGACATCCTGTCCACGATATGGGATAATCATTACTGCATCTCATGGTTGTTGAAGATAACACCTTAAAAAATGTCTCCAGAGCATCTTCCTGTTTCATTTCCCTTTGCTACAACTTCTCCTTCTTTCAACCCCATCCCCAAGTACTCCTGCCACTTGACCAATCATTAGTCATTATCTTTTTTGTACGTTCTGTGTTTGTTCATGGGCTCCCACTGTTACATAAAAAGTTTTAGCCACAAGGCCCAGGCCTGGTAGCCTCCTCTCACATCCCATTGATGACCTCCCTTAGCCCTGTTTCTTGTTGACTTTATAGAGACAGTGAAGCCGATGTGGTCCATAGCTGAGTTCTGGAGGTTCCAGAAGACAATCCTCAAGTGTCTTAATCTTccaccatccccagcccctttgtgtCAGATCACAGACACACGATTTTTGATGTATACATGGTAGGGGTCACTACGCTTGTCCACTTTGCGAGAACGGGTGTATCCCAGGATGAGGCTGCCCACAGTAACAGCAAACAGGAACATGACAAAGAGAATATACATGTAGGAGTTGTCATCACGGCCAGGGAGGTTGAGCCGCCGCTCCTCAGTCTGGTTATCTGACCCTGGTCCAGGTCCTGGCCGGCAAAGCAAGTTGCTGTGAAGAGTAGCATTTAAGGCCTTCAGCACCGCATGTAGGCTCTCATACCACATCTCAGTCCCATTGGTAGTCTCCATAGCAACAGAAATTGAAGCTGGGGAGAATCAGAGGATGCTATGATGGTGAGAGACAAGAGGGAGAGGATGGCTTCTATTACCTTCAGCTTGAGTGACTTCCCCACTTTTCAGATCTCAGCTAGAATCCTAACATTACAGTATACTCTCACTACTTGCTTACTCGCTTACTTCTCCACTACATCACAAGCTCAATAAATGCAGGAGCTATATCTGTTTACCTATCGATGTATACGAGCACTTGTGACAGTACTTCATAGTACTCCAATAAATACCTGTGGAATAAAAACCTTCTTGGACCATTGTAACCCgcattaatttcatttgtttcttttatccCATATGTCACTGAGCTTTAGGCTAGAAGGGCCCTAGAATTATTTAATATAGCTCCTTCCATTTTATGCACAGGGAAACTAAAGCCCACAACAAATAAGTAGCTTGTCCATGATCACAGAGACTGAGAGATACGGCGAAGATAAAGTCCCACTCTTGGAAGACCAACTTAGAGTTCCTTCAGGTCCCATCCCAGCTCTCCAGGGGACTATGTGGAACCATTTTAGAAGATAGGCATCAGAACTCTCCTTCAGAAcagttctttttatataatgCATAGACACCATTTAAGGATGCTTAGATGGCTTAGATTTCACCTATTTGGAACCAAAGACTGGCTCATGGGACCTCTCAAGAATCCTTGGTGCCAAATACTAGGTATTCCTAGCTCTTTGGGGAAATTGTTTTGGAAAAGAGGGGACTGGAAGAGCAGAAAGAAGGTTAATGATCCCTTCAGGTCCTGGAAAAAAAGGAGAACAGATCCAGCTGAGCAGGAAGTAAAGTGTTCAGTCTGGTTTGGGGTTTACCTGCAGCACCTCAACTATCCTGCCTCCTGAAACAAAGGCACTACATATCTAGTTTACAGTAGGTGATAATAAAtgttccctttccttcttctcagAAATCCTTAGTctattacaaagaaaaacatcCTAAGACAACTTTgcatcctgtctctaaacaaaaacaacaaaaacaaaacaaaacaaacatgccATTCCATTAACCAGGTTTCACACTTACTTCCATCAGGAAGCCTTCATCCAGGGCTCCCACCCCTCAACCATACTCCATAAGTTTACCAGCTCAGCTTTCCCTTCCCCCACCATTTACATATAAGGCAATTTGTGGCtgtactcttttttctttcttcctttctttttttcagtgtagttggacacaatactttaattttatgtatttatttttatgtggtgctgaggatcaaacccagcgcttcacacatgctaggcaagtgctctaatgctgagccacaagctttactgctgagccacaaccccagccagtgGCTGTACTGTTTTTCCTAAGCATATCAGGCCACATGGTTCTATTTAGCAGGACGATATCTTCCCCC is drawn from Urocitellus parryii isolate mUroPar1 chromosome 4, mUroPar1.hap1, whole genome shotgun sequence and contains these coding sequences:
- the Kcne3 gene encoding potassium voltage-gated channel subfamily E member 3 — protein: METTNGTEMWYESLHAVLKALNATLHSNLLCRPGPGPGSDNQTEERRLNLPGRDDNSYMYILFVMFLFAVTVGSLILGYTRSRKVDKRSDPYHVYIKNRVSVI